From Lolium perenne isolate Kyuss_39 chromosome 5, Kyuss_2.0, whole genome shotgun sequence, a single genomic window includes:
- the LOC139831765 gene encoding uncharacterized protein has protein sequence MARQRARVASLKDGDANTSFFHRQCSYRKQKNTIHSLSADGRTLTDPAEIAEAAFLHYEGRRARRSRAIARSTSTTSSRATRTSLDLDAPFTRRYGSKTAHARKEGARPDGFTAEFRAHAGLSVKHDVVDMFQQLYELRGRGFSKPNQAFLTPPPKHAGASTLRDFEPISPIHLLAKPFAKVLSPASRAEA, from the coding sequence ATGGCTAGGCAGCGAGCTCGCGTCGCCTCGCTCAAGGACGGCGACGCCAACACTTCGTTCTTTCATCGACAATGCTCCTACCGCAAGCAAAAGAACACGATCCACAGCCTATCGGCTGACGGACGCACGCTCACGGACCCTGCAGAGATCGCGGAAGCCGCCTTCCTCCATTACGAGGGCCGCCGGGCACGGAGGAGCCGCGCGATCGCACGCTCAACTTCGACGACCTCATCACGCGCCACGAGGACCTCGCTTGACCTTGATGCACCGTTCACGAGGAGATATGGCAGCAAGACGGCGCATGCCCGCAAGGAAGGCGCCAGGCCGGACGGCTTCACCGCCGAATTCCGCGCGCATGCCGGCCTCTCGGTTAAGCACGATGTCGTCGACATGTTCCAACAACTATACGAGCTACGAGGCCGCGGTTTCTCCAAGCCGAACCAAGCGTTCCTCACCCCGCCGCCAAAACATGCCGGCGCGTCCACCTTGCGCGACTTCGAGCCGATAAGCCCGATCCACCTCTTGGCCAAGCCGTTTGCCAAGGTGCTGTCCCCTGCGTCTCGCGCCGAAGCTTGA